In one Myxocyprinus asiaticus isolate MX2 ecotype Aquarium Trade chromosome 1, UBuf_Myxa_2, whole genome shotgun sequence genomic region, the following are encoded:
- the LOC127443930 gene encoding ARL14 effector protein-like has translation MPISCSAVDCSNRFVKGSEIRFYRFPISKPQLAEQWVRSLGRKNFVPTQNSCLCSEHFQPDCFRDYNGKLFLREDAVPTIFTNSGGDSSKIELRKNRGGIVAKDANESSRFTSFSDRAKQMAKDRRQPIRDSSLKGRGINDQKRGGAKLTTGDRQSLAVKSKVYDSKGLLISCGRDLCDCLDVDCMGCFYPCPECGSRKCGVECRCDRKWLYEQVEVEGGEIIRNKFAN, from the exons ATGCCCATTTCCTGTTCTGCAGTCGATTGCTCCAACCGCTTTGTCAAAGGGTCGGAGATCCGATTCTACAG GTTTCCAATCAGCAAGCCTCAGCTGGCCGAGCAATGGGTACGAAGCCTCGGGAGAAAGAACTTCGTTCCCACTCAGAACTCCTGTTTGTGCTCTGAGCATTTCCAGCCTGACTGCTTCCGTGACTATAACGGAAAACTGTTTCTCAGAGAGGATGCTGTGCCTACTATTTTCACAAACTCTGGAGGAGACAGTTCAAAG ATTGAGTTACGGAAAAATCGAGGAGGAATAGTGGCAAAGGATGCAAATGAATCCAGTCGGTTTACTTCGTTTTCTGATAGAGCCAAACAGATGGCAAAGGACAGAAGACAGCCCATAAGAGACTCCAGCCTGAAG GGCAGAGGCATAAATGACCAGAAACGTGGCGGGGCAAAGCTCACAACAGGTGACAG ACAGAGCCTGGCTGTCAAGAGTAAGGTGTATGACAGCAAAGGCCTGCTGATATCATGTGGGAGGGATCTTTGCGACTGTCTTGATGTCGACTGTATGGGCTGCTTCTACCCATGTCCCGAGTGTGGCTCTCGGAAGTGCGGTGTGGAATGCAGGTGTGACCGGAAATGGCTATACGAGCAGGTGGAAGTAGAGGGCGGTGAGATCATTCGCAACAAGTTTGCCAATTAG
- the si:ch73-314g15.3 gene encoding uncharacterized protein HI_0077 isoform X1, with translation MDHFEKDLVDALKDIVKAGNWQCVGDKSKFKSPCTKLYSDDGEHIVLVHTEDDRFWAMDSSCPHEGGPLEQGDIEDLGNGKLALICPWHDFDFSLETGSSSSGLQNQVYDVRVLDGKVHINTQSTLSLCPIPVAKITHQENLPMEINSASENTLCMWATKILRTPDPQEKVSLTRMVQEKWNIGTITEIGEASPPTQPSRKDNLTVLEPGKIKRGKGGTLASRIALLHSLANIEQWAIDLSWDVIARFSTFRLTSGEPLPRQFFDDFVKVAGDEAKHYQLLEQRIMELGSSFGALPVHNGLWQSATDTAHNLLARLAIVHMVHEARGLDVHPQTLSRFATQADTSSVKVLEVIYTDEITHVAAGLRWFTYICSKEGRDSLKTFHDLVKIHFKGFLKPPFNIEGRKTAGMTEEVQWYVPLVKPSSIQKTS, from the exons ATGGATCACTTCGAAAAGGATTTAGTTGATGCACTTAAAGACATTGTCAAGGCTGGAAACTGGCAGTGTGTGGGAGACAAATCTAAATTTAAGTCACCATGCACGAA gctCTACTCAGACGATGGAGAGCATATAGTCCTGGTGCATACAGAAGATGACAGATTCTGGGCTATGGATTCATCTTGCCCACATGAAG GTGGCCCACTTGAGCAAGGTGATATTGAGGATCTTGGCAATGGGAAACTGGCATTGATTTGCCCATGGCATGACTTTGATTTCAGCCTTGAAACAGGTTCCTCTTCCTCTGGACTACAG AACCAAGTGTATGATGTCCGAGTATTGGATGGAAAGGTGCACATAAACACTCAGAGCACACTGTCTCTTTGTCCCATCCCAGTGGCAAAAATAACCCACCAAG AGAATTTACCAATGGAAATAAACTCAGCCTCTGAAAACACGCTCTGTATGTGGGCCACAAAAATCCTTCGTACCCCAGATCCACAGGAAAAG GTTTCCTTGACCAGGATGGTGCAAGAGAAATGGAACATTGGGACAATAACAGAGATTGGGGAGGCTAGCCCTCCCACGCAACCCAGCAGGAAAGACAATCTGACAGTTTTGGAGCCTGGAAAAATCAAACGGGGCAAAGGAGGAACATTG GCAAGTAGGATTGCCTTGCTGCACTCACTAGCTAACATAGAGCAATGGGCAATAGACCTCTCTTGGGATGTCATAGCGAGATTCTCCACATTCAGACTAACTTCGGGAGAGCCACTACCACGTCAGTTCTTCGATGACTTTGTCAAAGTTGCAGGAGATGAGGCCAAG CATTATCAGTTACTAGAGCAAAGGATAATGGAACTTGGCAGCAGCTTTGGTGCTTTGCCAGTACACAACG gtttATGGCAATCAGCAACAGATACTGCTCACAATCTTTTGGCAAGGCTGGCTATTGTGCACATGGTCCATGAGGCCAG aGGTTTAGATGTGCACCCTCAGACACTGTCCCGCTTTGCCACTCAAGCTGACACAAGCTCAGTGAAGGTGCTGGAGGTGATTTATACTGATGAGATCACACATGTGGCTGCAGGCCTGAGATGGTTTACATACATCTGCTCAAAGGAGGGACGG GATTCCTTGAAAACCTTCCATGACTTGGTGAAGATACATTTCAAAGGGTTTTTAAAGCCTCCATTCAACATAGAGGGAAGGAAAACAGCAGGGATGACAGAGGAGGTACAG TGGTATGTTCCTCTTGTCAAGCCCTCCAGCATACAGAAGACATCATGA
- the si:ch73-314g15.3 gene encoding uncharacterized protein HI_0077 isoform X2, producing MDHFEKDLVDALKDIVKAGNWQCVGDKSKFKSPCTKLYSDDGEHIVLVHTEDDRFWAMDSSCPHEGGPLEQGDIEDLGNGKLALICPWHDFDFSLETGSSSSGLQNQVYDVRVLDGKVHINTQSTLSLCPIPVAKITHQENLPMEINSASENTLCMWATKILRTPDPQEKVSLTRMVQEKWNIGTITEIGEASPPTQPSRKDNLTVLEPGKIKRGKGGTLASRIALLHSLANIEQWAIDLSWDVIARFSTFRLTSGEPLPRQFFDDFVKVAGDEAKHYQLLEQRIMELGSSFGALPVHNGLWQSATDTAHNLLARLAIVHMVHEARGLDVHPQTLSRFATQADTSSVKVLEVIYTDEITHVAAGLRWFTYICSKEGRDSLKTFHDLVKIHFKGFLKPPFNIEGRKTAGMTEEWYVPLVKPSSIQKTS from the exons ATGGATCACTTCGAAAAGGATTTAGTTGATGCACTTAAAGACATTGTCAAGGCTGGAAACTGGCAGTGTGTGGGAGACAAATCTAAATTTAAGTCACCATGCACGAA gctCTACTCAGACGATGGAGAGCATATAGTCCTGGTGCATACAGAAGATGACAGATTCTGGGCTATGGATTCATCTTGCCCACATGAAG GTGGCCCACTTGAGCAAGGTGATATTGAGGATCTTGGCAATGGGAAACTGGCATTGATTTGCCCATGGCATGACTTTGATTTCAGCCTTGAAACAGGTTCCTCTTCCTCTGGACTACAG AACCAAGTGTATGATGTCCGAGTATTGGATGGAAAGGTGCACATAAACACTCAGAGCACACTGTCTCTTTGTCCCATCCCAGTGGCAAAAATAACCCACCAAG AGAATTTACCAATGGAAATAAACTCAGCCTCTGAAAACACGCTCTGTATGTGGGCCACAAAAATCCTTCGTACCCCAGATCCACAGGAAAAG GTTTCCTTGACCAGGATGGTGCAAGAGAAATGGAACATTGGGACAATAACAGAGATTGGGGAGGCTAGCCCTCCCACGCAACCCAGCAGGAAAGACAATCTGACAGTTTTGGAGCCTGGAAAAATCAAACGGGGCAAAGGAGGAACATTG GCAAGTAGGATTGCCTTGCTGCACTCACTAGCTAACATAGAGCAATGGGCAATAGACCTCTCTTGGGATGTCATAGCGAGATTCTCCACATTCAGACTAACTTCGGGAGAGCCACTACCACGTCAGTTCTTCGATGACTTTGTCAAAGTTGCAGGAGATGAGGCCAAG CATTATCAGTTACTAGAGCAAAGGATAATGGAACTTGGCAGCAGCTTTGGTGCTTTGCCAGTACACAACG gtttATGGCAATCAGCAACAGATACTGCTCACAATCTTTTGGCAAGGCTGGCTATTGTGCACATGGTCCATGAGGCCAG aGGTTTAGATGTGCACCCTCAGACACTGTCCCGCTTTGCCACTCAAGCTGACACAAGCTCAGTGAAGGTGCTGGAGGTGATTTATACTGATGAGATCACACATGTGGCTGCAGGCCTGAGATGGTTTACATACATCTGCTCAAAGGAGGGACGG GATTCCTTGAAAACCTTCCATGACTTGGTGAAGATACATTTCAAAGGGTTTTTAAAGCCTCCATTCAACATAGAGGGAAGGAAAACAGCAGGGATGACAGAGGAG TGGTATGTTCCTCTTGTCAAGCCCTCCAGCATACAGAAGACATCATGA
- the si:ch73-314g15.3 gene encoding uncharacterized protein HI_0077 isoform X3 produces MKRLYSDDGEHIVLVHTEDDRFWAMDSSCPHEGGPLEQGDIEDLGNGKLALICPWHDFDFSLETGSSSSGLQNQVYDVRVLDGKVHINTQSTLSLCPIPVAKITHQENLPMEINSASENTLCMWATKILRTPDPQEKVSLTRMVQEKWNIGTITEIGEASPPTQPSRKDNLTVLEPGKIKRGKGGTLASRIALLHSLANIEQWAIDLSWDVIARFSTFRLTSGEPLPRQFFDDFVKVAGDEAKHYQLLEQRIMELGSSFGALPVHNGLWQSATDTAHNLLARLAIVHMVHEARGLDVHPQTLSRFATQADTSSVKVLEVIYTDEITHVAAGLRWFTYICSKEGRDSLKTFHDLVKIHFKGFLKPPFNIEGRKTAGMTEEVQWYVPLVKPSSIQKTS; encoded by the exons ATGAAAAG gctCTACTCAGACGATGGAGAGCATATAGTCCTGGTGCATACAGAAGATGACAGATTCTGGGCTATGGATTCATCTTGCCCACATGAAG GTGGCCCACTTGAGCAAGGTGATATTGAGGATCTTGGCAATGGGAAACTGGCATTGATTTGCCCATGGCATGACTTTGATTTCAGCCTTGAAACAGGTTCCTCTTCCTCTGGACTACAG AACCAAGTGTATGATGTCCGAGTATTGGATGGAAAGGTGCACATAAACACTCAGAGCACACTGTCTCTTTGTCCCATCCCAGTGGCAAAAATAACCCACCAAG AGAATTTACCAATGGAAATAAACTCAGCCTCTGAAAACACGCTCTGTATGTGGGCCACAAAAATCCTTCGTACCCCAGATCCACAGGAAAAG GTTTCCTTGACCAGGATGGTGCAAGAGAAATGGAACATTGGGACAATAACAGAGATTGGGGAGGCTAGCCCTCCCACGCAACCCAGCAGGAAAGACAATCTGACAGTTTTGGAGCCTGGAAAAATCAAACGGGGCAAAGGAGGAACATTG GCAAGTAGGATTGCCTTGCTGCACTCACTAGCTAACATAGAGCAATGGGCAATAGACCTCTCTTGGGATGTCATAGCGAGATTCTCCACATTCAGACTAACTTCGGGAGAGCCACTACCACGTCAGTTCTTCGATGACTTTGTCAAAGTTGCAGGAGATGAGGCCAAG CATTATCAGTTACTAGAGCAAAGGATAATGGAACTTGGCAGCAGCTTTGGTGCTTTGCCAGTACACAACG gtttATGGCAATCAGCAACAGATACTGCTCACAATCTTTTGGCAAGGCTGGCTATTGTGCACATGGTCCATGAGGCCAG aGGTTTAGATGTGCACCCTCAGACACTGTCCCGCTTTGCCACTCAAGCTGACACAAGCTCAGTGAAGGTGCTGGAGGTGATTTATACTGATGAGATCACACATGTGGCTGCAGGCCTGAGATGGTTTACATACATCTGCTCAAAGGAGGGACGG GATTCCTTGAAAACCTTCCATGACTTGGTGAAGATACATTTCAAAGGGTTTTTAAAGCCTCCATTCAACATAGAGGGAAGGAAAACAGCAGGGATGACAGAGGAGGTACAG TGGTATGTTCCTCTTGTCAAGCCCTCCAGCATACAGAAGACATCATGA
- the spi1b gene encoding transcription factor PU.1b isoform X3, translating into MLHPYRMEGYIIPPQQTEEMFESDMYRPPMEYQYIIDEGQNDHTWEYNSHHVHPVDFDNLPESHFTELQSVQPLHVSNMHRFPDAEPGHFIDPGLNGHHLALPPPQMTYLPRPSVCYPHSVQPSPLQRSSDDDDPGSRSPPLEVSDEECMRDHITSTTGGEHGNKKKIRLYQFLLDLLRNGDMKDSIWWVEREKGTFQFSSKHKEALAHRWGVQKGNRKKMTYQKMARALRNYGKTGEVKKIKKKLTYQFSGEVLGKSHTERKLYM; encoded by the exons ATGCTGCATCCGTACAGAATGGAGGGGTACATCATCCCACCC CAGCAAACAGAGGAAATGTTTGAATCAGACATGTATCGACCACCAATGGAGTATCAATACATCATTGATGAGGGACAAAATG ATCACACTTGGGAGTACAATTCACATCATGTCCATCCAGTGGATTTTGACAACCTGCCAGAGAGCCATTTCACAGAGTTACAGAGCGTGCAGCCACTACATGTTTCGAATATGCATCGCTTCCCTGATGCCGAGCCTGGCCATTTCATCGACCCAGGGCTGAACGGGCATCACCTCGCCTTGCCTCCTCCACAG ATGACATATTTGCCCCGGCCATCAGTGTGTTACCCTCACAGTGTACAGCCCTCTCCTCTCCAGCGCAGCTCAGATGATGATGACCCTGGCAGTCGCAGTCCTCCTTTAGAGGTGTCTGATGAGGAGTGCATGAGAGATCACATTACTTCAACAACAGGGGGAGAACATG GTAACAAGAAGAAGATTCGCTTGTATCAGTTCCTGCTGGACCTTCTGAGAAATGGTGACATGAAGGACAGCATCTGGTGGGTGGAACGAGAAAAGGGAACATTCCAGTTCTCATCCAAGCACAAGGAAGCTTTAGCTCACCGTTGGGGTGTACAGAAGGGAAACCGCAAGAAGATGACCTACCAGAAGATGGCGAGGGCTCTGAGAAACTACGGCAAGACGGGAGAGGTcaaaaagatcaagaaaaaacTCACCTACCAGTTCAGTGGAGAGGTCCTTGGGAAGAGCCACACAGAAAGGAAGCTTTACATGTAA
- the spi1b gene encoding transcription factor PU.1b isoform X1, with translation MLHPYRMEGYIIPPKEESRERVTWTGWMSQTPSVQKDYWAVLTKDQQTEEMFESDMYRPPMEYQYIIDEGQNDHTWEYNSHHVHPVDFDNLPESHFTELQSVQPLHVSNMHRFPDAEPGHFIDPGLNGHHLALPPPQMTYLPRPSVCYPHSVQPSPLQRSSDDDDPGSRSPPLEVSDEECMRDHITSTTGGEHGNKKKIRLYQFLLDLLRNGDMKDSIWWVEREKGTFQFSSKHKEALAHRWGVQKGNRKKMTYQKMARALRNYGKTGEVKKIKKKLTYQFSGEVLGKSHTERKLYM, from the exons ATGCTGCATCCGTACAGAATGGAGGGGTACATCATCCCACCC AAAGAAGAGAGTAGAgagagagtaacctggactggcTGGATGTCACAGACACCGTCTGTACAAAAAGATTACTGGGCAGTTTTAACCAAAGAT CAGCAAACAGAGGAAATGTTTGAATCAGACATGTATCGACCACCAATGGAGTATCAATACATCATTGATGAGGGACAAAATG ATCACACTTGGGAGTACAATTCACATCATGTCCATCCAGTGGATTTTGACAACCTGCCAGAGAGCCATTTCACAGAGTTACAGAGCGTGCAGCCACTACATGTTTCGAATATGCATCGCTTCCCTGATGCCGAGCCTGGCCATTTCATCGACCCAGGGCTGAACGGGCATCACCTCGCCTTGCCTCCTCCACAG ATGACATATTTGCCCCGGCCATCAGTGTGTTACCCTCACAGTGTACAGCCCTCTCCTCTCCAGCGCAGCTCAGATGATGATGACCCTGGCAGTCGCAGTCCTCCTTTAGAGGTGTCTGATGAGGAGTGCATGAGAGATCACATTACTTCAACAACAGGGGGAGAACATG GTAACAAGAAGAAGATTCGCTTGTATCAGTTCCTGCTGGACCTTCTGAGAAATGGTGACATGAAGGACAGCATCTGGTGGGTGGAACGAGAAAAGGGAACATTCCAGTTCTCATCCAAGCACAAGGAAGCTTTAGCTCACCGTTGGGGTGTACAGAAGGGAAACCGCAAGAAGATGACCTACCAGAAGATGGCGAGGGCTCTGAGAAACTACGGCAAGACGGGAGAGGTcaaaaagatcaagaaaaaacTCACCTACCAGTTCAGTGGAGAGGTCCTTGGGAAGAGCCACACAGAAAGGAAGCTTTACATGTAA
- the spi1b gene encoding transcription factor PU.1b isoform X4 yields the protein MLHPYRMEGYIIPPQTEEMFESDMYRPPMEYQYIIDEGQNDHTWEYNSHHVHPVDFDNLPESHFTELQSVQPLHVSNMHRFPDAEPGHFIDPGLNGHHLALPPPQMTYLPRPSVCYPHSVQPSPLQRSSDDDDPGSRSPPLEVSDEECMRDHITSTTGGEHGNKKKIRLYQFLLDLLRNGDMKDSIWWVEREKGTFQFSSKHKEALAHRWGVQKGNRKKMTYQKMARALRNYGKTGEVKKIKKKLTYQFSGEVLGKSHTERKLYM from the exons ATGCTGCATCCGTACAGAATGGAGGGGTACATCATCCCACCC CAAACAGAGGAAATGTTTGAATCAGACATGTATCGACCACCAATGGAGTATCAATACATCATTGATGAGGGACAAAATG ATCACACTTGGGAGTACAATTCACATCATGTCCATCCAGTGGATTTTGACAACCTGCCAGAGAGCCATTTCACAGAGTTACAGAGCGTGCAGCCACTACATGTTTCGAATATGCATCGCTTCCCTGATGCCGAGCCTGGCCATTTCATCGACCCAGGGCTGAACGGGCATCACCTCGCCTTGCCTCCTCCACAG ATGACATATTTGCCCCGGCCATCAGTGTGTTACCCTCACAGTGTACAGCCCTCTCCTCTCCAGCGCAGCTCAGATGATGATGACCCTGGCAGTCGCAGTCCTCCTTTAGAGGTGTCTGATGAGGAGTGCATGAGAGATCACATTACTTCAACAACAGGGGGAGAACATG GTAACAAGAAGAAGATTCGCTTGTATCAGTTCCTGCTGGACCTTCTGAGAAATGGTGACATGAAGGACAGCATCTGGTGGGTGGAACGAGAAAAGGGAACATTCCAGTTCTCATCCAAGCACAAGGAAGCTTTAGCTCACCGTTGGGGTGTACAGAAGGGAAACCGCAAGAAGATGACCTACCAGAAGATGGCGAGGGCTCTGAGAAACTACGGCAAGACGGGAGAGGTcaaaaagatcaagaaaaaacTCACCTACCAGTTCAGTGGAGAGGTCCTTGGGAAGAGCCACACAGAAAGGAAGCTTTACATGTAA
- the spi1b gene encoding transcription factor PU.1b isoform X2, which yields MLHPYRMEGYIIPPKEESRERVTWTGWMSQTPSVQKDYWAVLTKDQTEEMFESDMYRPPMEYQYIIDEGQNDHTWEYNSHHVHPVDFDNLPESHFTELQSVQPLHVSNMHRFPDAEPGHFIDPGLNGHHLALPPPQMTYLPRPSVCYPHSVQPSPLQRSSDDDDPGSRSPPLEVSDEECMRDHITSTTGGEHGNKKKIRLYQFLLDLLRNGDMKDSIWWVEREKGTFQFSSKHKEALAHRWGVQKGNRKKMTYQKMARALRNYGKTGEVKKIKKKLTYQFSGEVLGKSHTERKLYM from the exons ATGCTGCATCCGTACAGAATGGAGGGGTACATCATCCCACCC AAAGAAGAGAGTAGAgagagagtaacctggactggcTGGATGTCACAGACACCGTCTGTACAAAAAGATTACTGGGCAGTTTTAACCAAAGAT CAAACAGAGGAAATGTTTGAATCAGACATGTATCGACCACCAATGGAGTATCAATACATCATTGATGAGGGACAAAATG ATCACACTTGGGAGTACAATTCACATCATGTCCATCCAGTGGATTTTGACAACCTGCCAGAGAGCCATTTCACAGAGTTACAGAGCGTGCAGCCACTACATGTTTCGAATATGCATCGCTTCCCTGATGCCGAGCCTGGCCATTTCATCGACCCAGGGCTGAACGGGCATCACCTCGCCTTGCCTCCTCCACAG ATGACATATTTGCCCCGGCCATCAGTGTGTTACCCTCACAGTGTACAGCCCTCTCCTCTCCAGCGCAGCTCAGATGATGATGACCCTGGCAGTCGCAGTCCTCCTTTAGAGGTGTCTGATGAGGAGTGCATGAGAGATCACATTACTTCAACAACAGGGGGAGAACATG GTAACAAGAAGAAGATTCGCTTGTATCAGTTCCTGCTGGACCTTCTGAGAAATGGTGACATGAAGGACAGCATCTGGTGGGTGGAACGAGAAAAGGGAACATTCCAGTTCTCATCCAAGCACAAGGAAGCTTTAGCTCACCGTTGGGGTGTACAGAAGGGAAACCGCAAGAAGATGACCTACCAGAAGATGGCGAGGGCTCTGAGAAACTACGGCAAGACGGGAGAGGTcaaaaagatcaagaaaaaacTCACCTACCAGTTCAGTGGAGAGGTCCTTGGGAAGAGCCACACAGAAAGGAAGCTTTACATGTAA